A window of Streptomyces gilvosporeus contains these coding sequences:
- a CDS encoding N-acetylneuraminate synthase family protein, producing the protein MSSTSRLRTLGTREAGPGRPVYITGEIGINHNGDLENAFALIDAAADAGCDAVKFQKRTPEICTPRDQWDIERDTPWGRMTYIDYRHRVEFDEDGYRAIDEYCKKRGIAWFASPWDVESVAFLEKFEVPCYKVASASLTDDDLLRAMRATGRTVILSTGMSTPKQIRHAVEVLGSDNILLCHATSTYPAKAEELNLRMINTLQEEYPNVPIGYSGHETGLQTTLAAVALGATFVERHITLDRAMWGSDQAASVEPGGLTRLVRDIRTIEESLGDGVKKVYESELGPMKKLRRVAGVVAESEAADREPAAV; encoded by the coding sequence ATGAGCAGCACCTCCCGCCTCCGCACCCTCGGCACCCGCGAGGCCGGTCCCGGCCGCCCCGTCTACATCACCGGCGAGATCGGCATCAACCACAACGGCGACCTGGAGAACGCCTTCGCCCTGATCGACGCCGCCGCCGACGCCGGCTGCGACGCCGTCAAGTTCCAGAAGCGGACCCCGGAGATCTGCACCCCGCGCGACCAGTGGGACATCGAGCGCGACACCCCCTGGGGCCGGATGACCTACATCGACTACCGCCACCGCGTGGAGTTCGACGAGGACGGCTACCGCGCCATCGACGAGTACTGCAAGAAGCGCGGCATCGCGTGGTTCGCCTCCCCCTGGGACGTCGAGTCCGTCGCCTTCCTGGAGAAGTTCGAGGTGCCCTGCTACAAGGTCGCCTCCGCCTCCCTGACCGACGACGACCTGCTGCGCGCCATGCGCGCCACCGGCCGCACCGTCATCCTCTCCACCGGCATGTCCACCCCGAAGCAGATCCGCCACGCGGTCGAGGTCCTGGGCAGCGACAACATCCTGCTCTGCCACGCCACCAGCACCTACCCGGCCAAGGCCGAGGAGCTCAACCTGCGCATGATCAACACGCTGCAGGAGGAGTACCCCAACGTCCCGATCGGCTACAGCGGCCACGAGACCGGCCTCCAGACCACCCTGGCCGCGGTCGCCCTCGGCGCCACCTTCGTCGAGCGCCACATCACCCTCGACCGCGCCATGTGGGGCTCCGACCAGGCCGCCTCCGTCGAGCCCGGCGGTCTGACCCGCCTGGTCCGCGACATCCGCACCATCGAGGAGTCCCTCGGCGACGGCGTCAAGAAGGTCTACGAGTCCGAGCTCGGCCCGATGAAGAAGCTGCGCCGCGTCGCCGGTGTGGTGGCCGAGTCCGAGGCCGCCGACCGCGAGCCGGCCGCCGTCTGA